From Vitis vinifera cultivar Pinot Noir 40024 chromosome 14, ASM3070453v1, a single genomic window includes:
- the LOC100268029 gene encoding mini zinc finger protein 2 — MRHRQVVLRRNEPSRRSTNSSLTVRSVRYGECQKNHAAGIGGHAVDGCREFMASGQEGTSSELICAACGCHRNFHRREVETEVLCPCSSAPSNGR, encoded by the coding sequence ATGAGGCACCGGCAAGTTGTGCTGAGGAGAAATGAGCCGTCAAGAAGATCAACTAATTCATCTTTGACAGTGAGGAGTGTGAGGTATGGAGAGTGCCAGAAGAATCACGCTGCAGGCATTGGAGGGCATGCTGTTGATGGGTGTAGGGAGTTCATGGCGAGCGGCCAAGAGGGAACCAGCAGTGAACTCATCTGCGCAGCCTGCGGCTGCCACAGGAACTTCCACAGGCGGGAAGTGGAAACCGAGGTCTTGTGCCCGTGCTCTTCCGCTCCCTCAAACGGGAGATAG